TTCAAAAAGTGGATATCGACGAACCCAGCGAAGAAGAAAGTATCAAAATTTTGGAGGGCCTCAAAAAATACTACGAAAAATTTCATGAGGTGCATTATTCTGCTTCAGCCATCAAGGCCTGTGTGGATTTAGCGGTGAAATATATTCACGATCGATTTTTGCCAGACAAGGCCATTGATTTAATGGATGAAGCAGGTGCAGAAGCTAAGCTTAAACATTCAAAAAACTTAAAGATTATTATCACCCCAAAAGATATAGAAAAAGTGGTGTCCCGCATGGCCAAGGTGCCCACGCAAACGGTGAAAACGGATGATAAGAAAATTCTACAAAATTTAGCCGAAGAACTGAAAAAACTCATTTATGGCCAGGACGAAGCCGTAGATCAAGTGGTGAAGGCTATTCAACTGGCTCGTGCCGGGCTGGGTGAAGCCGACAAGCCCATCGGTTCTTTTTTGTTTGCTGGGCCTACCGGAGTCGGAAAAACCGAGCTCGCCAAGCAAATGGCGGCCCGTTTAGGCATCGAATTTATTCGTTTTGACATGAGCGAATACATGGAGAAGCACACGGTGTCACGCTTGCTGGGTTCTCCTCCAGGCTATGTGGGTTTCGAGCAGGGGGGGCAGTTGACCGATGCCATTCATCGCACGCCTCATTGTGTTTTGTTGCTTGATGAAATTGAAAAAGCCCATGAAGACCTCTTTAATATCTTATTGCAGGTGATGGATCACGCCACGCTGACGGATAACAATGGGCGTAAATCTTCTTTCAAACAGGTCATCCTGATGATGACCACCAACAGCGGTGCTCGCGAAAGCCAGGCCAAATCGATGGGCTTTGGAAGTGCGGAGTTTGAGGACAGGTCCAAAAAAGCCATTGATCGCCTGTTTAGTCCGGAGTTTAGAAATCGACTCACGGCCGTGGTTCAGTTCAATCCTTTGGGTAAAAAAGTTGCCGAAAAAGTAGCGCTAAAAATGATTGCGGAATTAGAAAAACGCCTGAGCACAAAAGGAATCACCCTTTCGTTAGACGATGCTGCCCGTGCCTATCTGGCCGAAAAAGGCTACGACGCCCAATACGGTGCCCGCCCCATGAAACGGCTCATCGAAACAGAAATTGCGCACGTGCTTTCGCAGGAAATCCTATTTGGAAAATTGGCCAAAGGCGGCGAGGTGAAGATTTCGGCCAAGGAAGATAAACTAGAATTTGTTTATTAAAAACACCCGCTGAACCAACCAGAACGCAGCGATTAAAAAAATGAGCGACAAGCTCATTTTTTTTATTACTCGGCTCAAGGCATAAAATCGCTTTTCTAGAAAAATAAAAAAAGGAAAGAGTGGGGCGATGATTAAAATTTGTCCGCACTCCACCCCAAGGTTGAAAGAGAAGAGGGGAGCGATGAGATTTGTGCCGCTCAAATGGGTTTCTTTGAGCACCTCTGAAAAAGCCAGGCCGTGAATGAGGCCGAAGAAAAAAGTGAGGAG
The sequence above is drawn from the Deltaproteobacteria bacterium genome and encodes:
- the clpA gene encoding ATP-dependent Clp protease ATP-binding subunit ClpA, which gives rise to MMITEELEKTFKKAYEEALARNHEYVTLEHLLFALTEDSVASEILVHTGASLKKLQEDLNDFLKTSIPVLPPDQYQNPQYTIGFQFVLQVAATHVQSSGKEKIDGGNILVALFREPESHAVYFLHQQNISRYDVLRYISHGVSKVDLENSSENLPQRSLPADKEEGTKPKEGKDPLSKYCINLNEKAKQGKIDVLIGRALELERTIHILARRRKNNPIFVGDAGVGKTAIAEGLAKRIVTSDIPDCLKEATVYALDMGALLAGTKFRGDFEERLKAVMKAITAKKNQILFIDEIHTIIGAGAVSGGALDASNILKPALASGELKCIGTTTYKEYRSIFEKDHALSRRFQKVDIDEPSEEESIKILEGLKKYYEKFHEVHYSASAIKACVDLAVKYIHDRFLPDKAIDLMDEAGAEAKLKHSKNLKIIITPKDIEKVVSRMAKVPTQTVKTDDKKILQNLAEELKKLIYGQDEAVDQVVKAIQLARAGLGEADKPIGSFLFAGPTGVGKTELAKQMAARLGIEFIRFDMSEYMEKHTVSRLLGSPPGYVGFEQGGQLTDAIHRTPHCVLLLDEIEKAHEDLFNILLQVMDHATLTDNNGRKSSFKQVILMMTTNSGARESQAKSMGFGSAEFEDRSKKAIDRLFSPEFRNRLTAVVQFNPLGKKVAEKVALKMIAELEKRLSTKGITLSLDDAARAYLAEKGYDAQYGARPMKRLIETEIAHVLSQEILFGKLAKGGEVKISAKEDKLEFVY